The Kineothrix sp. MB12-C1 genome includes a window with the following:
- a CDS encoding carbohydrate ABC transporter permease, with the protein MILMKCKKFIGTFLKYFSLVFFSIVAILPIVSCVITAFKTDAEYQSTNVMTLPESWLNFSNFTEAFRRANMGQAFINSTIVLVVVLMGSILLGTQIAYILNRFSFPGNGLVRNLFLFAALLPGVAMQVSVYSIMNSLGFINHLYGYIILMMGTDVISIYIFIQFFENISISLDESAIMDGASYFTIYAKILFPLLKPAIVTCMILKGVGTYNEYYMAQLYLQDKTRLGTVATSLFTFTGPLGSKYNLICAGVIISLLPALVVFILCQKQIYSGLTAGAVKG; encoded by the coding sequence ATGATATTAATGAAGTGCAAAAAGTTTATAGGGACATTCTTGAAATATTTTTCGCTCGTATTTTTCTCCATAGTTGCCATATTGCCCATTGTATCTTGTGTGATCACCGCATTTAAGACGGATGCTGAATATCAAAGCACGAATGTAATGACCCTGCCTGAAAGCTGGCTCAATTTCAGCAATTTTACGGAGGCATTCCGACGTGCCAATATGGGGCAGGCTTTTATAAATTCTACCATTGTACTTGTTGTTGTACTGATGGGCTCCATATTGCTCGGAACACAGATTGCCTACATATTGAACCGCTTTAGTTTTCCTGGGAACGGACTTGTCAGAAATCTTTTCCTTTTTGCAGCTTTACTGCCCGGAGTGGCCATGCAGGTTTCGGTTTATTCTATAATGAACTCTTTGGGATTTATTAATCATTTATACGGATACATAATCCTGATGATGGGAACAGATGTTATTTCCATATATATTTTTATACAATTTTTTGAAAATATATCAATATCATTGGACGAATCGGCAATCATGGACGGTGCTTCCTACTTTACAATTTATGCAAAAATACTTTTCCCGCTTTTAAAGCCGGCGATTGTAACATGCATGATATTGAAAGGAGTAGGGACATACAACGAATATTATATGGCACAGCTATACTTGCAGGATAAGACAAGGCTGGGGACGGTAGCCACCTCGCTTTTTACATTTACGGGCCCCCTTGGAAGCAAGTATAACTTAATCTGTGCAGGAGTTATTATATCGCTGCTACCCGCGCTTGTTGTTTTTATATTATGTCAGAAACAAATATACAGCGGCCTTACGGCAGGAGCTGTAAAAGGATAG
- a CDS encoding electron transporter RnfD: MILRPDNDKFTYSGRIDFEERNEPVFVYPASSIMLKVSGSFIRIIVSNKRAYWENSLGFVIDGRQGKVILPEEEKEVVLTLAENLEDKLHDVLIFKRQDSCHIFKFHGVEVEDGASIQPSEPVPERKIEVYGDSVSAGEVSEAVEYTGKEDPEHNGEYSNSYYSYAWMTARKLDAQIHNIAQGGIALLNGTGWFSEPGYIGMEEMYDKIRYHPELGPVKRWNFAKYRPHLVIVAIGQNDNHPEDYMAEDYESEKSIHWRKRYKIFVGRLRKIYPQAAIILKTTILNHHQNWDRAIEQVCEELQDSRIYHFRYMNNGCGTPGHIRIPEAERMSEELVMFIKSLGESVWKEEYDA, encoded by the coding sequence ATGATTCTAAGACCGGATAACGATAAATTTACATACAGCGGAAGAATTGATTTTGAAGAAAGGAATGAACCTGTATTTGTATATCCAGCCAGCAGCATCATGCTGAAGGTAAGCGGCAGCTTCATACGCATTATCGTAAGCAATAAAAGAGCGTACTGGGAAAATTCGTTAGGATTCGTGATAGACGGCAGGCAGGGGAAGGTAATACTTCCGGAGGAAGAAAAGGAAGTGGTGCTTACCCTGGCGGAAAATCTGGAAGATAAGCTTCATGATGTTTTGATTTTTAAGAGGCAGGACTCCTGCCATATATTTAAATTTCATGGGGTAGAGGTGGAAGATGGTGCTTCCATACAGCCTTCGGAACCTGTGCCGGAACGAAAGATAGAAGTGTATGGCGACAGCGTTTCGGCAGGAGAAGTTTCTGAAGCTGTGGAATACACAGGAAAAGAAGACCCGGAACATAACGGGGAGTATTCTAACAGCTACTATTCCTATGCGTGGATGACTGCGCGGAAGCTAGATGCGCAGATACATAATATTGCCCAAGGTGGTATTGCACTCCTTAACGGTACAGGATGGTTTTCGGAGCCCGGTTATATAGGAATGGAAGAAATGTATGACAAGATAAGGTATCATCCGGAACTAGGACCGGTAAAGCGGTGGAATTTCGCAAAGTACAGGCCTCACCTTGTCATAGTGGCTATCGGACAAAATGACAACCATCCGGAAGATTATATGGCAGAGGATTACGAGAGTGAAAAAAGTATACATTGGCGGAAACGGTACAAGATTTTTGTGGGAAGATTAAGAAAAATATACCCACAGGCAGCAATCATACTGAAAACCACCATTTTAAATCATCATCAAAATTGGGACCGTGCCATTGAACAAGTGTGCGAGGAACTGCAGGATTCCCGTATATATCATTTCCGCTATATGAATAACGGATGCGGTACGCCGGGACATATCCGAATTCCTGAGGCGGAGAGGATGTCAGAGGAACTGGTGATGTTTATAAAGTCTCTTGGAGAAAGTGTGTGGAAGGAAGAATATGACGCATGA
- a CDS encoding carbohydrate ABC transporter permease produces MSAAANQMVQAKQKKPFQFLKWAKSRKGQQTIIIVAFMFIPLLLLFTFTYFPFAEMFKFSFYKMKYIGPRKFVGLGNYIQVFKRDDCFGALKLSLYYIGGAMVQLIIALYLATMLSFKAKGGNVFKGFMFFPYLVSGIAIGFIFKFFYTRGFVLDTVLQWCGFELENLPYWLKDQRINNISLVATSVWRYFGQNMVLFIGAIMSVDAELYEAAELDGANKFQQFKYIILPSIKTIVTLNVILSITGSLSAFEPPYVITSGANGTGTYFVIMNEIAHVSQKVGLASAMAIVLLMIIFAATILQKLFFKYVMRDAEDENKNAGIKREKKLQRYRRRKGAV; encoded by the coding sequence ATGTCGGCTGCTGCAAATCAAATGGTGCAGGCAAAACAGAAAAAGCCCTTTCAATTTTTAAAATGGGCGAAAAGCAGAAAAGGACAACAGACAATTATCATAGTGGCATTTATGTTTATACCTCTTTTGCTGCTGTTTACTTTTACCTATTTTCCGTTTGCGGAAATGTTTAAATTCAGTTTTTATAAGATGAAATACATCGGACCGAGGAAGTTTGTGGGTCTTGGTAATTATATTCAAGTATTTAAGAGGGATGATTGCTTCGGTGCCTTGAAGCTTAGCCTTTATTATATCGGTGGCGCCATGGTACAGCTTATAATTGCGTTGTATCTTGCAACAATGCTCAGTTTTAAAGCAAAAGGCGGTAATGTTTTTAAAGGATTTATGTTTTTTCCTTATCTTGTCAGCGGTATTGCAATTGGATTCATTTTTAAATTTTTTTATACGAGAGGATTCGTATTGGATACAGTTCTTCAATGGTGCGGTTTTGAACTGGAAAATCTTCCGTATTGGCTGAAAGATCAGCGTATAAATAATATTTCGCTGGTAGCCACCAGCGTATGGCGTTATTTCGGACAGAACATGGTATTGTTTATCGGTGCAATCATGTCTGTGGATGCGGAGCTGTATGAGGCGGCGGAGCTGGACGGTGCAAATAAATTTCAGCAGTTTAAATATATTATTCTGCCTAGTATTAAAACAATCGTAACGCTTAATGTTATTTTATCCATTACAGGTTCCTTGAGTGCGTTTGAACCGCCTTATGTTATTACGAGCGGTGCAAACGGAACGGGCACCTATTTTGTAATTATGAACGAAATTGCCCACGTCAGCCAGAAAGTAGGTCTTGCGTCTGCCATGGCAATCGTTCTTTTGATGATTATTTTTGCAGCGACAATCCTACAGAAACTTTTCTTTAAATATGTTATGAGAGATGCCGAAGATGAGAATAAAAACGCGGGGATCAAGAGGGAAAAGAAGCTTCAGCGCTATAGAAGGAGAAAGGGGGCAGTTTAA
- a CDS encoding GH1 family beta-glucosidase, whose product MFCDDFVWGVASSAYQIEGRDKEDECGKIIWDTFAEAGKTADGHSAEVACDHIHRYKKDYALMRLMGVKAYRFSLNWARILPEGTGRVNEKAIALYRDMVQEMRKNNIEPYITLYHWEFPQALQDKGGWLNAESVDWFAEYARVVSENFSDLCKYFITFNEPQCFVGLGNLSGEHAPGLKLPIKDVFQIAHNVLKAHGKAVINLRKYAKQLVKVGYAPTCSMAYPATDSKEDIEAAKKALFGFFNPVEKWTWNVSWFSDPVFLGHYPEEGVEKYKEYLPEITQEDMKLISQPLDFMGQNIYNGYMVSADADGKPVFESRKPGYEKTAAGWPVTPEAIYWGVRFLYERYEHPMYITENGMSCHDVVSLDGRVHDPNRIHFLDMYLSELQKASDDGVDVKGYFLWTFLDNFEWDKGYTERFGIVHVDFETQKRTVKDSAFWYQRVMETNGKELSINKLMRQILFLNPIFKKMVWGGERLKTEFEYDTTSRDVGECWGISAHPHGDCEVKEGFYKGKKLSELWRKLPGLFGNYDAENFPLLVKMIDAKEDLSIQVHPDDKYAGMHEGGSLGKTECWYVMDCDEDARLVIGHNAETKEQMAQMIEKGEWEKFIREIPVRRGDFIQIDPGTVHAIKGGLMILETQQSSDITYRLYDYGRMVNGKPRKLHLDKSMDVITVPSNDINKDVENTLGLNANSMNVLVSNEYYTVWKLEVAKDFTLSQDYPFMNMSVIEGDGLINGQFIKKGDHFVLPADFGLIELHGKMQLIASAVKII is encoded by the coding sequence ATGTTTTGTGATGATTTTGTTTGGGGTGTTGCCAGCAGCGCCTATCAGATAGAAGGAAGAGATAAAGAAGATGAATGCGGGAAAATCATATGGGATACTTTTGCGGAAGCAGGAAAAACCGCAGACGGACACAGTGCCGAGGTGGCTTGTGACCATATTCACAGATACAAAAAGGATTATGCGCTGATGCGCCTTATGGGAGTAAAGGCATATCGCTTTTCCTTGAATTGGGCACGAATCTTGCCGGAAGGGACAGGAAGGGTTAATGAGAAAGCAATTGCCCTGTATCGGGATATGGTTCAGGAGATGAGAAAGAACAACATAGAACCGTATATTACATTGTATCATTGGGAATTTCCTCAAGCTTTGCAGGATAAGGGGGGATGGCTAAATGCTGAGAGTGTAGACTGGTTTGCGGAATATGCCAGAGTTGTGTCGGAGAATTTTTCTGATTTATGCAAATATTTCATTACATTTAATGAGCCGCAATGCTTTGTGGGATTGGGGAACCTTTCGGGAGAGCACGCGCCGGGCCTTAAGCTGCCGATTAAAGATGTCTTTCAAATAGCTCATAATGTGCTGAAGGCTCATGGAAAGGCAGTAATTAACTTACGCAAATATGCTAAACAGCTTGTGAAAGTGGGATATGCACCTACTTGTAGCATGGCGTATCCTGCAACTGACAGTAAAGAGGATATTGAGGCGGCTAAAAAAGCATTGTTTGGATTCTTTAACCCTGTAGAGAAATGGACGTGGAATGTGTCATGGTTTTCTGATCCGGTATTTTTGGGACACTACCCGGAAGAAGGGGTAGAAAAGTATAAGGAATACCTGCCTGAGATAACGCAAGAGGATATGAAATTAATATCACAGCCACTGGATTTTATGGGACAAAACATATATAATGGGTACATGGTAAGCGCAGATGCAGATGGGAAGCCGGTATTTGAGAGTAGAAAACCGGGCTATGAAAAAACTGCAGCAGGTTGGCCGGTAACACCGGAAGCCATCTATTGGGGAGTCAGGTTTCTCTATGAAAGATATGAACATCCGATGTATATTACGGAAAACGGCATGTCTTGTCATGATGTGGTTTCTCTGGATGGCCGGGTGCATGACCCTAATAGAATTCATTTTTTGGATATGTATTTGTCCGAACTTCAGAAGGCGAGCGACGATGGTGTAGATGTGAAAGGGTATTTCCTCTGGACGTTTCTTGATAATTTTGAATGGGATAAAGGATATACGGAACGTTTCGGCATTGTTCATGTGGATTTTGAGACACAGAAGCGAACTGTAAAGGATTCTGCTTTTTGGTATCAGAGGGTCATGGAGACAAATGGAAAGGAACTCAGTATCAATAAGCTGATGAGACAAATATTATTTTTGAATCCTATTTTTAAAAAGATGGTCTGGGGCGGCGAACGCTTAAAGACCGAGTTTGAATACGATACTACATCACGGGATGTAGGGGAGTGCTGGGGAATCAGCGCCCATCCTCACGGAGACTGTGAAGTAAAAGAAGGCTTTTACAAAGGGAAAAAGCTTTCCGAATTATGGAGAAAACTTCCCGGACTGTTCGGGAATTATGATGCGGAAAATTTCCCCCTTTTAGTAAAAATGATAGATGCAAAAGAGGATTTGAGCATTCAGGTTCATCCTGATGATAAATATGCCGGTATGCACGAGGGAGGGAGTCTCGGAAAGACGGAATGTTGGTATGTGATGGATTGTGATGAAGATGCCAGATTGGTTATCGGACACAACGCGGAAACGAAGGAACAGATGGCACAAATGATTGAAAAGGGCGAATGGGAAAAATTTATACGTGAGATTCCTGTGCGCAGGGGTGATTTCATCCAAATCGATCCGGGAACTGTGCACGCGATTAAAGGCGGCCTTATGATATTGGAGACGCAGCAAAGCAGCGATATCACATATAGGCTTTATGATTATGGCAGAATGGTGAATGGAAAGCCGAGAAAGCTTCACCTTGATAAGAGTATGGATGTGATTACCGTTCCTTCTAATGATATCAATAAGGATGTAGAAAATACTCTTGGTTTAAATGCCAACTCTATGAACGTTCTCGTTTCTAACGAATATTATACGGTCTGGAAGCTGGAGGTAGCGAAGGACTTTACTTTGAGTCAGGACTATCCCTTTATGAACATGAGTGTTATCGAAGGGGACGGGCTTATTAATGGGCAGTTTATAAAGAAAGGCGATCACTTCGTGCTCCCCGCTGACTTCGGTTTGATTGAGCTCCACGGAAAGATGCAGTTAATCGCTTCGGCGGTGAAAATAATATAA
- a CDS encoding methyl-accepting chemotaxis protein, giving the protein MRAGDEKKIYSKFQELMGKIKNVINIENNETVKGSKENFRIKFTFKALTNTSIMGTLIKAFFVPIVLIIVLGFVSYKAASNIIMEKVEDSSVSTISAMSMYCDLLTSNVSSKALEIVAGNDMSAYYEVYYKQNDSKAMEYWRNAKKNLLQVKSSVQYLYSYSIIPEDGTYLTSISGSMGDDVYKGFMESPEGKYFQEFATRKNGWFGYHSFLDERLFIPEDRYGLAFFQKFLKANTYLVLDITTEAIEEMLNEMDFGENSIKALIAPDGREIVRIQQSEEKAVDPEDKRAVFTDKSFYAQSKETEETGSSYVTYNGGTYLYVHAPVGKTGIMLCGLIPQDNIVREVSFIRTLCVMLVLLACIIAFVIGSRIATGMSKSVKVMTNGLNEVAKGDLTQKFAIKRKDEFSLLAQGLSDMCESMRTLMRDMQNFGNKVKEMADGAATKSEIIHTSIKEISTAVDEMAEGVQTQAKEADNGNDKMTDFAVKIDEVYERAGDMTNIADRTTDVVEQGRIIVDELNRKSETTVAITKVLVENIDNVQKRSAQIEGFIDTINSIARQTNLLSLNASIEAARAGESGRGFAVVAEEIRKLADESMEAGKSIRDIVGNIGETTTRTTQSAKEAEMIIFAQAASLEETIQVFGEIHGCVESLVNGLKNIADSIREINMEKEQVQESIRSISVVSEQSAVATEEVTATLDDQVSTVFNLARDVELLKTEADALDRSIGRFII; this is encoded by the coding sequence ATGAGGGCAGGAGACGAAAAGAAAATTTATAGTAAATTCCAAGAATTAATGGGGAAAATCAAAAATGTTATAAATATTGAGAATAATGAAACGGTAAAGGGATCAAAGGAAAATTTCCGAATTAAGTTCACGTTTAAAGCATTGACAAATACTAGTATAATGGGAACTTTAATCAAGGCATTTTTTGTTCCTATTGTATTGATTATAGTGTTAGGCTTTGTATCTTATAAAGCTGCTTCTAATATTATCATGGAGAAGGTGGAAGATTCCTCTGTAAGTACGATATCGGCCATGAGTATGTATTGTGACTTATTGACGAGCAACGTATCTTCAAAAGCTCTTGAAATAGTAGCTGGGAATGATATGTCCGCATATTATGAAGTTTATTATAAGCAGAATGACAGTAAGGCCATGGAATATTGGCGTAATGCGAAGAAGAATCTTCTTCAGGTGAAGTCCAGCGTACAATATTTGTATAGTTATTCTATTATTCCGGAAGATGGAACTTACCTTACGTCCATATCGGGAAGTATGGGAGACGACGTTTATAAAGGATTTATGGAGTCGCCGGAGGGTAAATACTTTCAGGAATTTGCCACACGTAAAAACGGATGGTTTGGATATCACTCATTTTTGGATGAGAGGTTATTTATTCCCGAAGATAGATATGGTCTTGCATTTTTTCAGAAATTCTTAAAAGCGAATACATATTTGGTATTGGATATTACGACTGAGGCAATAGAAGAGATGCTCAATGAAATGGATTTTGGAGAGAACAGCATCAAGGCATTGATTGCGCCGGATGGCCGTGAAATTGTACGTATACAGCAGAGTGAAGAAAAAGCGGTAGATCCAGAAGATAAAAGAGCTGTATTCACGGATAAAAGCTTCTATGCACAAAGCAAGGAAACGGAGGAAACCGGCAGCAGTTATGTTACATATAATGGAGGCACTTATCTGTATGTACATGCTCCGGTTGGCAAAACGGGTATCATGCTTTGCGGATTGATTCCTCAGGATAATATCGTAAGGGAAGTAAGTTTTATACGCACCTTATGTGTTATGCTGGTACTTCTTGCGTGTATTATTGCGTTTGTAATTGGAAGCAGAATTGCAACAGGCATGAGTAAGTCTGTAAAAGTAATGACAAATGGCTTGAATGAAGTTGCCAAGGGAGATTTGACGCAGAAATTTGCGATAAAAAGAAAAGATGAATTCAGCCTTCTTGCACAAGGTCTGAGTGATATGTGTGAAAGTATGCGGACGCTTATGAGAGATATGCAGAACTTTGGAAATAAAGTAAAGGAAATGGCGGACGGGGCAGCCACCAAATCGGAAATCATTCATACATCTATAAAGGAAATTTCCACCGCGGTAGATGAAATGGCGGAAGGAGTGCAGACACAGGCAAAGGAAGCGGATAACGGTAACGATAAAATGACGGATTTTGCAGTAAAGATAGATGAAGTCTATGAAAGAGCCGGCGATATGACCAATATTGCAGACCGGACAACCGATGTGGTAGAGCAAGGCAGAATCATTGTGGACGAACTGAACAGGAAATCGGAGACAACAGTAGCCATTACGAAAGTTCTAGTAGAAAATATAGACAATGTCCAGAAACGTTCTGCGCAGATTGAAGGCTTTATCGATACCATTAACAGTATTGCCAGACAGACAAATCTGTTGTCTTTGAATGCATCCATAGAAGCAGCAAGGGCAGGGGAGAGCGGACGTGGGTTCGCTGTTGTTGCGGAAGAAATTAGGAAGCTTGCCGATGAGTCTATGGAAGCGGGCAAAAGTATTCGGGATATTGTTGGAAATATCGGGGAAACAACCACAAGAACGACACAATCGGCAAAGGAAGCGGAGATGATTATTTTCGCACAGGCAGCGTCTCTGGAAGAGACGATACAGGTATTCGGTGAAATACACGGCTGTGTGGAAAGCCTTGTGAATGGCCTTAAAAATATTGCTGACAGCATACGGGAAATCAACATGGAAAAGGAACAGGTACAGGAGTCTATTCGCAGTATTTCCGTTGTTTCAGAGCAATCGGCAGTTGCTACCGAAGAGGTTACCGCTACTTTAGATGACCAAGTTAGTACCGTTTTCAATTTAGCAAGGGATGTAGAACTATTGAAAACAGAAGCGGATGCGTTAGACCGATCTATCGGGAGATTTATCATATAG
- a CDS encoding SGNH/GDSL hydrolase family protein, producing the protein MTHEEKCNTAMGRGVINRGNLYRLKRNMERAKNGEKLVIGFIGGSITQGSLSSSSSSCYAYLVYSWWKDRFPEAEFAYVNAGIGGTTSQFGVARVHDDLLCHSPDFVIVEFSVNDENNSRFAETYEGLIRNIYASVCHPAIVLLHNVRYDNGINAQEEHSRIGKAYGLPCISMREAVFPKVASGDIPVRSITPDDLHPNDVGHKLVAETVIRFLEEAYAERSKYELLFNKGEMPEPLTGNGYEHSFRYRNNNCVPKCNGFTADTGKDGRSSHIFQGGWTASCINNRIIFEIEGTGIAVQYRKTIYKPAPVARVTVDGNIEKSILIDGNFDEDWGDCLYIDTVAEHMEDTVHTVEITIVESYEDLAVPFYLVSVIGSR; encoded by the coding sequence ATGACGCATGAAGAAAAATGTAATACGGCTATGGGGAGAGGTGTAATAAACAGGGGTAACCTATATAGGCTGAAAAGAAATATGGAACGAGCGAAAAACGGTGAAAAGCTTGTGATTGGATTTATAGGCGGTTCCATAACGCAGGGTTCTTTATCCTCGTCTTCGTCTTCCTGCTATGCGTACCTTGTATATAGTTGGTGGAAAGATAGATTTCCTGAAGCAGAGTTTGCATATGTTAATGCTGGAATAGGAGGAACTACCTCTCAGTTTGGAGTGGCAAGAGTGCATGACGATCTGCTCTGCCATAGCCCTGATTTTGTCATTGTGGAATTCAGTGTGAACGATGAGAACAACAGTCGCTTTGCCGAAACTTATGAAGGCCTTATACGCAATATTTATGCAAGTGTTTGTCATCCAGCCATAGTATTGCTTCATAATGTCCGCTATGACAACGGAATAAATGCACAGGAGGAGCATTCAAGAATCGGAAAAGCTTACGGACTTCCGTGTATTAGCATGAGAGAGGCTGTTTTTCCAAAGGTTGCGTCAGGAGATATTCCGGTACGCAGCATCACGCCGGATGATTTACACCCGAACGATGTGGGACATAAGCTGGTGGCAGAAACTGTTATACGATTTCTTGAGGAAGCATATGCGGAGCGCAGTAAATATGAGTTGTTGTTTAACAAAGGCGAAATGCCGGAGCCTTTGACGGGAAACGGCTATGAGCATTCTTTTCGTTACCGGAATAATAATTGTGTTCCGAAATGCAATGGATTTACAGCAGATACGGGAAAAGATGGAAGAAGTTCACATATTTTTCAAGGGGGTTGGACTGCGAGCTGTATAAATAATAGAATAATATTCGAAATTGAAGGCACGGGTATTGCTGTTCAATATCGAAAAACTATATATAAGCCAGCACCGGTAGCTCGTGTTACCGTTGACGGAAATATAGAGAAATCTATTTTGATTGACGGAAACTTTGACGAGGACTGGGGCGATTGCCTATACATTGATACAGTTGCGGAACATATGGAAGATACTGTACATACGGTAGAAATCACTATTGTGGAAAGCTATGAAGATTTAGCGGTTCCGTTTTACCTTGTATCAGTGATTGGTTCACGATAG
- a CDS encoding glycoside hydrolase family 130 protein translates to MLHKQYYKELQKYEALINRKNETDKSFYNGIYDRYKYPVLTREHIPLTWQYDLNVKTNPYFMKRLGINAVMNSGAIELNGKYYLVARIEGDDRKSFFGVAESNSGTDGFRFWDYPILLPDKYPQETNVYDMRLTKHEDGYIYGLFCSESKDNSVNDLSAAVAAAGIVRTKDLKTWERLDNLVTENSPQQRNVVLHPEFIDGKYAFYTRPMDDFIETGSGGGIGFGLCGDITHAVIGEEKLISLRKYHTITEAKNGAGAVPVKTEKGWIHIAHGVRNTAAGLRYVIYAFATDLEDPSRIIAEPSGLLIGPREGERIGDVSNVVFTNGAIVNENGEVFIYYASGDTRLHVAVTTIDKLTDYVFRTPEDPLRSVECVKQRYDLIEKNLEYLNKYK, encoded by the coding sequence ATGCTACATAAGCAATATTATAAAGAGCTTCAAAAGTATGAAGCTTTGATAAACAGGAAAAACGAGACGGATAAAAGTTTCTATAACGGCATTTACGACAGATATAAATATCCGGTGCTGACAAGAGAGCATATTCCGCTGACATGGCAGTATGACTTGAATGTGAAGACGAATCCTTATTTTATGAAAAGGTTGGGAATCAATGCGGTAATGAATTCGGGAGCCATAGAACTGAATGGCAAATATTATCTCGTAGCACGCATAGAAGGAGATGATAGAAAATCTTTTTTTGGAGTGGCGGAAAGCAACAGCGGGACGGATGGATTCCGGTTCTGGGATTATCCCATACTTCTTCCTGACAAATATCCGCAAGAAACCAATGTATATGATATGCGGCTGACAAAACATGAAGACGGATATATTTATGGATTATTCTGCTCGGAAAGTAAGGATAATTCCGTAAACGATCTGTCTGCGGCGGTAGCGGCAGCCGGAATTGTCAGGACAAAAGATTTGAAAACGTGGGAAAGACTTGACAATCTGGTGACAGAAAATTCTCCCCAACAGAGAAATGTAGTATTGCATCCTGAATTTATAGATGGAAAATATGCGTTTTATACGCGCCCGATGGATGATTTTATTGAAACCGGATCGGGGGGCGGAATTGGCTTCGGCTTATGCGGTGATATTACACATGCGGTAATTGGAGAAGAAAAGCTGATTAGTCTTAGAAAATACCATACGATTACCGAAGCGAAAAACGGTGCAGGTGCAGTGCCGGTTAAAACTGAAAAAGGATGGATACATATCGCCCACGGGGTAAGAAATACGGCGGCTGGGCTCCGGTATGTAATTTATGCATTTGCAACGGATTTGGAAGATCCCTCCAGGATTATTGCGGAACCTTCAGGCCTTCTGATCGGACCGAGAGAAGGAGAGCGTATAGGTGATGTTTCGAATGTGGTTTTTACGAATGGAGCAATTGTAAATGAAAATGGAGAAGTATTCATTTATTATGCGTCAGGCGATACGCGCCTACATGTGGCGGTTACTACGATCGATAAACTTACGGATTATGTTTTCCGCACTCCAGAGGATCCGCTTCGTTCTGTGGAATGTGTAAAGCAAAGGTATGACCTTATAGAGAAAAATCTTGAATACTTAAATAAATATAAATGA
- a CDS encoding glycoside hydrolase family 130 protein, with protein sequence MNKIKMISEPVKNVPWQERPEGLQDAPVWRYSENPVIGRNPIKGVARIFNSAVIPYGEEFIGVFRGEQINGIPYIYMGKSKDAIHWQIEEEKIPFVDDDGNPFMPVYAYDPRLVKIEDTYYIIWCQDFYGAAIGMAKTKDFKIFVRIENPFLPFNRNAVLFPRKINGNFMMLSRPSDSGHTPFGDIFVSESPDMVYWGKHRHVMGKGNEWWESLKIGGGAAPIETTEGWLLFYHGVSGTCNGYVYSIGGAILDLENPSIVKYRCGNFLLTPEEWYEERGFVPNVCFPCATIHDSESGKIAIYYGAADSYVGLAFTQLEDIVAYIKENSTVTVSDTEIGKR encoded by the coding sequence ATGAATAAGATAAAAATGATAAGTGAGCCGGTAAAAAATGTTCCGTGGCAGGAGAGGCCGGAGGGATTGCAGGATGCACCGGTATGGAGGTACAGTGAAAATCCGGTTATCGGAAGGAATCCTATAAAGGGCGTTGCGAGGATTTTTAACAGCGCAGTGATACCTTACGGTGAGGAATTTATCGGTGTATTTCGTGGAGAACAAATAAACGGAATACCTTATATTTATATGGGGAAGAGCAAGGACGCTATCCATTGGCAGATCGAGGAGGAGAAAATTCCTTTTGTGGATGATGACGGCAATCCGTTTATGCCGGTATATGCCTATGATCCGCGTCTCGTGAAGATAGAAGATACTTATTATATTATATGGTGTCAGGACTTTTACGGTGCGGCAATCGGCATGGCAAAAACAAAAGACTTTAAAATCTTTGTAAGAATAGAGAACCCTTTTCTTCCTTTTAATAGAAATGCGGTGTTATTTCCGAGAAAAATAAATGGAAATTTTATGATGTTGAGCCGTCCCAGTGATAGCGGGCATACTCCTTTTGGCGATATTTTCGTAAGTGAAAGTCCTGATATGGTATATTGGGGAAAGCACCGTCATGTAATGGGAAAAGGGAATGAGTGGTGGGAATCCCTGAAAATAGGAGGAGGTGCAGCTCCTATCGAAACAACGGAAGGATGGCTCTTATTTTATCACGGAGTGAGTGGTACTTGTAATGGATATGTTTATTCTATCGGCGGTGCGATATTGGATCTGGAGAACCCGTCGATCGTAAAATACAGATGCGGAAATTTTCTTCTGACTCCCGAAGAGTGGTATGAGGAAAGAGGATTTGTTCCTAACGTATGCTTCCCCTGTGCGACGATTCATGATTCGGAAAGTGGAAAAATTGCTATTTACTATGGAGCGGCAGACAGCTATGTAGGGCTTGCATTTACACAATTAGAGGATATTGTAGCCTATATAAAGGAGAATAGCACGGTTACCGTATCGGATACTGAAATAGGGAAGCGTTAA